Genomic DNA from Rissa tridactyla isolate bRisTri1 chromosome 17, bRisTri1.patW.cur.20221130, whole genome shotgun sequence:
GGAGCAAGATGGAGGTCCCAGCTGAGGCAGCGTCACCTTGGGGGGTCCACCGTATGGCGTGGCCGTGGCACAGGGgtgccgggggggagggggggggggtcaggaagGGATTTttggcggggatggggggggggacggacccaTCCGCACTCACACAGGGTGGTCCCGCAGGCAGCCCCCTGCGGCAGCGCGGGGTGGGAggccaggcaggagaaggagctGCCGTTCCTGGTGGCCGCCCCCGGCTGGATGCTGGTGGCCATGGAAAAACTCGTCCCCAtccccccttcttcttcctcctcctcctcctcctcctcctcctcctgggggcCCACCCAGCGCAGCCGTGCTGGGGGGAAGCCCCCCGGCCAGCGGCACCGCAGGGCCACCTCCTGCGGGTCACCGGTGGCCTGGACAGAGCAGCTGGGGCTCCCGGCTGGTGGATCTGCAGGAGACCATCAGCGCCGGGGTAGGGCGGGGGGAATTGTCCCCACCCCGCTTttacccctccctccccccccatcacccAAATTACCCCTCGCGCCCCCATCCTCACCGGGGAGCCGGGTTGGTCCATCTCGCcctgcgggggggggacgacccgCCGGGGTCTCCCCCCTGCCAGGGTTACTTACAGTAGACGGTGAGGACGATGGTGGCCTGGGTGCGGGTTTGGAGGTGGGTGTTTTCGGCCAGGCAGGTGTAGGTGCCCGCCTGGGCGCGGGCGATGGCGGCGATGACGTAGGTCTGGCCGGTGTGGACCTGGGAACCGTTGTGGAGCCAGACGTAGCggctgggggggttggagggagccaggcagctcagcaccacatCGTCCCGCTCGCCCGCCGAGAAGCCCCCCGCTTCGGGGGAGAAGGGCTCCACGCTGATGGCCGGCTCGTCGGGGCCGTCTGCGGTGACACGGGGCCCTTTAGCCACGGGGACGTCCCCACAGAGAGGACGCAGCCCTCCCACGGGTGGGAAACCAGCCTGGGAAGCCTCCTTAGAAAGGGGGGAGCCATGGTGGTTGTGGATGCACCGTGACACAGGGTGGCCAGGGACGTACTGTGGTGCGTGGTGGCCATGGAAGCATCGTGGTGGCAGGATGCCTGGTGGCCATGGATGTACCGTGGTAGCTATAGACACACCATGGTGGCAGGATGCCTGGTGGCCATGGATGTACCGTGGTGCATGGTGGCCATGGAGACACTATGGTGGCTGTGGAGGTGGCATGGTGTATGGTGGCCGTGGACACACCGTAGTGGTGGCCATAGGTATGCCATGCTGGCATGGTGGCCATAGAGGTACCGCAACAGCAAGGTGCATGGTGGCCATGGACATGTCATGGTGGCTATGGTGGCATCATGGTGGCATGGTGTATGGTGGCCATGGGCATGTCATGGCGGCTATGGAGGCATCATGGTGGTGGGGTGCATAGCGGCCATGGAGGCATCACGGCGGTGGGGTGCATGGTGGCCATGGCTGCATGATGGTGGCGTCGTGGTGTCCATGGCTCGGTGGCCATGGATGTACCGTGGTGCATGGTGCCCGTGGAGGCACTATGGGGGCATAGTGGCTGTGGAGGTGGCATGGTGTATGGTGGCCATGGATGCATTGTGGTGGCCATGGAGGCCATGGGTGCATCATGGTGGCCATGGATGCATCGTAGTGGCGACATGGTTGTTGGCAATGGCCATGCCATGGTGGCTGTGGCTGTACCGTGGTGGCGTCATGGTGGCAGGGTGCATGGTAGCTACGGACGTACCATGATGGCAGGATGCTTGGTGGCCATGGGCATACCATGGTGGCCACGGTGGCATCTCCAACCCTGAGGATGCCCCCACAGCTGGTGCCCACCTCGGGCCACCCCCTGAGGAGGTGGGACGGAGCCCCGGGGCACTCACAGACGATGTCCAGGTAGACGGGCTCGCTGGTGTGGTTGTTGACCTCGTTGCCCACGGTGCAGGCGTACCAGCCGGCGTGGCTGCGGTTGGCGGGCGTCAGGCGCAGCTCCTCcccggagccccccagccccgcgggggaCGCTGAgggacccccccggggctcccggtGCTGCCAGGAGAAGCTCAGCGGCTCCGTCCCTTCCCGCACGGAGCACGTCAGGGCCACCGCTGCcccctcggccgccgccgccgccgtcggcCGCACGAAGGGCTTGGAGACGGGCACTGGGGGCACCGAGCCATGAGCGGCCCCCGAAGCTGCTGGCCACCTCCCCTGGTCCTGCCGGTGGCCCCCACGTTCCTACGGTCCCACCCGGATCTTTCCAGCCCAGATGATTTATCGGCTAGTGAGACGCTCTAGTGGCTAGCGGGATGGCTAGTGAGAACGTCTATAGGCTAGTGAGGGGGCGGCCTGGCTGTGGGCATGGGGACTAGCTGGAGCGGCTATGTGTGGGCCAATAAGACCAGTTACGGGCTGGTGGGATGCTGGGTTGGCCACGGTAAGGTGATGGGGATGGCTAGTGGGGCACAACATTGGCTGGAGGCAGGGGAGTTCATTAGCTAGTGGTGAGCTATTTTGGCTAGTGAGGTGCTGTGTTGGCTAGTTTGGCACTACATTGGCTCGTGGGGTGCTATGTTGGCTAGTGGGATGCTATGTTGGCAAGTAGGGCGCTTTGCTGGCTAGTGGGGTGCTATATTGGCTAGTGGTACGTTGGTGGCATGCTTCACTGACTGGTGGGGCCCTTTGTGGCTAGTGGCCTGTTTCATTGGCTAGTGGGGGCTCTGCACTGGCTAGTGGCATGCTTTGTTGGCTAGTGGGGCTCTACGTTGGCTAGTGGGGGCTCTTCATTGGCTAGTGGGCCACCACCTTGGCTAGTGGGGGCTCTACACTGGCTAGTGGAATGCTTTGTTGGCTAGTGGGGACGTTGACTAGTGGAGGCTTTACACTGCCTAGTGGGGACTCTTCATTGGCTAGTGGACCACCACCTTGGCTAGTGGGTGCTCTGCACTGGCTAGTCCCATGCTTTGTTGGCTAGTGGGGCTCTACGTTGGCTAGTAGAACGCTTTGTTGACTAGTGGGCCACCACCTTGGCTAGTGGGGGCTCTACACTGGCTAGTCCCATGCTCTGTTGACTAGTGGGGCCCTTCATTGGCTAGTGGGGTGCTTCATCAGCCAGTAGCACTCTGCGTTGGCCAGTGGACGTCTGTACTGGCTAGCGAGCGAGGGGATGCTTCCCGGCAAGCCAGGGGAAGGCAATGCTGGCCGGCCCGTGGCTAGTGGGGTGCGGCGGGAAGGTCACCGGCGGCTTACCCAGGACGCGCAGGAGGACGGCGGCGTAGCCCACGCGGAGCCGGCCCGGCTCCGGGAAGAGCCCCTGGCAGAGGAAGCGTCCCTGGGCGGCCGCCCGCAGCTCCCGCAGCTCCAGCGTCCCGTTGCGCAGGGTCACCCGGCCCAGCGTCCCCGCGCCGCTGGCCACCGCCACCTGCCAGCCCGAGCCCACCGCCACGGCCCGCGGCGGCCCCGAGCCCCCCGCGAAGCTCCAGAAGACCACGGCCGGCGGCGCCGCCGTCGCCTGCCCGCAGCTCAGCTCcaccgcccggccccgcacccccgTCACCCTCCGCTCCTCGTAAGCCGCGTCGCCGGCCGCCAGCAGCTGACCTGGCCCAGGGGCGCAACGAGTCCGTCGGGTCTCGGCTCGGGGAGaatttggggaagggggaaatggggggggaaTCTCTGCTCACCCCCCGCCAGCGCCGGCAGCAGGCAGAGGATCCAGGGTCCCCTCCGAGGCGGCGGCAGTGCCCGGCTGCGCTCCATGGCGCCATGTCCGGCACCGAGCCCAAGCAGGGCCGCTCCTCTCGGGTTACCCCTGGGTAATTAAGCCCGGCCCTGATTAACCCTTAATTATTTATAAACCTGGGTaaggttgcggggggggggcggcggggggaagaaCCCGACCCCTGCAATCTCAGGGCTGAGGATGGGCGCGCTCATCGCAGGAGTGGCAGCATCACCTCCTTCCCATCAGAGAGAAAATTTATTCATGTTACACACCCCCCACCAAGATTTTGGGgctaaaagaggggaaaataagctgctgccccccccccccccccccaaagattGAAAACACGGGGTCTGGGCGCCGGGGGAAGCCGGGCGCTCGGTGGGGTTTGATATTTCATCCCCCGCTctccgccgcgccccggcccATCAAACAttcatggcgggggggggcaaCGCTGAAATGCAACGCCTGgacttgggggggtgggggtggggggggtccggGGCACATTTTGGGGTGCAGGTGGCGGGGGGAGACACAGGAGCCCGCTGCACCCAGTCCCCAGAGCTGGTATAGTCtggtgcttccccccccccccccccaagcgattctttaattagaaaaaacTACGCCGCTTGAGTTTTTGGGCTTGAAATGGCCAAAATTGGTGTAAGCCGGGCAGCGGGGGCCGCTGCAGAGCCGGGGCAAAGCTTCgctccccccctccgccgcccccggcccgttGCTTCCAGTCGCGTTTTTCTGCCCGTACCGGTGGGGGTTTGGGGAGAAATTCGCTGAACGAGGGGGGAGCGTTGACctgataagattaaaaaaaaaaaaataaaaaaaaaatccttccgcGAGTAAAATAAGCGATAAATTTCACGGGATTTGGGCAAAGGAGCACCACCGCCCCCGGAATTACAAATAATTCCAGTTTATTAGCGCTTCGCTCCGCCGTGGCCAATAATCAACCCTGGGGGGGACGGGCAGCCCCCACGGAGGTccaacctctctctctctctccccccgcaCCGGCGTCACCCCAAACGCTCGAATTTTGGGTGACAAACGCTTGGTTTCGGGTCCCGATGGGATTTGGGATGGCAGCGGTGGATTCCTGCTGCCATCTAGCGAGAccggcttattttttttttttaatttattttaatttttttttataactcgCTTCTTTCTCCTGAATTTTTCGGTTTTTTGGTCTTATTAAAGTTTTCACCGAGATTTTTGCCGGCAGAAACGCCGCCCACCGGCTGCGGcctgaaggtgattttttttttgggccgCTTTACCTGGTTTCTGAACCACTCcgagcccgcccccccccgccaaagaCCCGTTTTTGAGGAACGTTACCCCCGCATTAAGCCCCTCGGGGGGATTCCTCGAGCCACGCGAAGTTCACGGCTACGAAAACCTCAGCGAAAGAACAAGGAACGAAAGCAAGGACAAGCGCCGAGGGTTCCCCCTCTCCGTCTTCTCCTGAAACATGGCAACAAACCCAACCGGCTTTAAGGAAGCGATAAGAGAActgggagatttttttccccGCTGGGACTTTTCCTTCCGTTTTGAAACGCCGAGCTGGGGGGGAGCAAATCCCCCCCCACTCCTCGCTCAGTTTTGCAGCCTCTCGAGCTCGTCCATGTCGTCCGGGTCCAGCTGCTTGATCTCGGTCTCTGCGGGaaggaagaggggggggaaaaaaaaaagtcagcgtTGGACGCCACCGAGTGAAAACCACGAGCGAGCGTCCGCCCCGCGGGAACGCGCGCCGGGGCCGGGACGTTCCCCGGCTGCGGTATTTCCACTCCGATAAACGCAGAGGGAGCGGGGCGCGAAGCGGACGAAGGGCAGCGGCCACAAGGCTGCCGGGGGAGCAAGAGGCGGCCCAAGCGAGAAGCGGCAGGTCGGGATAGCTTTCCGGACGCGCTCCCGCTCTCTGCTCCCACCTCTGAAGCCACCCAGCCGGGACGGGGAAGGTTCGTTTATCCTCCGTCAGGCCCTCCAACGGCAATTAAGAAAAGTTCATCCGCTGGGATTTTCATCAGGAAGGGAGGCGGGTTTTCTGCACCCCGCAAAGTTGCCGTAACCGTCTTTTCCCTAAAAATCGCAGGGGAAAAAGGGCACCGGGATTTCAACAGCCCCCGGCATCTCGCAAATCCCGTGCAAATCCTCTCGACGTTTAAGAGCGACAACCGATCCCGGGGGGGAAAAACCCGCAGGATTTCGGCCGCCGGGGCTAAGCCGGGGCACCAGTTCCCCCCCGGGGACAGGGATTTGCAGGGTAAAGGCAGAGAAAATGccggaaggagggaaaaaagaagaggtgcCGAGGCATCCTGGGGACGTGTCACGTCCCTTGCAGGTCACGCGCAACCTGCTGGGCTGGTTCTCCGAAAATTCGGCCGCCGGGGGataaaaaacaaccctaaaaggGCGAGGAGATGAAAGGAAAGCTGTCGCCTGCACCTGGGGACGAGCAAAGGGGATCACCGGTCCCCGAACCTCCTGCCGGAGAGGCGGACGGGCGCGGATACTCACGGAAATGCTCCTCGATAACCCGCACGAGCCGCACGTTCTGGCGTTCCACCATGCTGAAGGCGATGCCCCTCTTCCCGAAGCGTCCCGTTCGCCCGATGCGGTGGAGGTAGGTCTCGAAATCCGGCCGGCACTTCTGATCGGTGGGGAGGTTGAAGTTCACCACGATGGTGACCTGCTGCACGTCGatccctgcgggggggggggggaaaaagaaaaaaaaaaaaaaaaagagggagaggggctgCGGCACGGGATCGCCTCGCCCCGGAGGATCCGTTGGCGGAGGCCACGATGCCGCCAGAAGAACCCCAGGCCAGGAAGGACGTTTCGGGCCTTGGAAAGCAAAGGGACGTTGGGTTTTCCGGCGGTACCTCTGGCGCAGACGTTGGTAGCGATGAGGACCTTCTCCTTCCCGTCACGGAAGCGCTGGATGACGTTGGCCCGTTGGGCTACCGTCAGCTCCGCCGTCAGGATGGCCACCTGGTGCCCGTCCTGGCTCATCTCCACCGACAGCCAGTCCGCGATCCTCCGAGTCTGGAGGCGCCGGGGAGAGGCAAGGCTGGGGTTTCGCTCCGTTCCCACCcactatttttccccccctcccgccgttattttttcccccctccccgagcctCCTGCTCTTCTCAAGGGAGCTCCCGGCGTTTTTTTGACACCTCAAAATAAGGTAAAACCGACGCGGAGGAGCAAGAAGCCCCTGTCAGGACACGCCGCAAAGGGCGGTCCCAAGCCGTAGGGGAGATGCTGTGAAAACGCCGCGTCTAAAGGCTGCTGGCGACGCGTTCCCCACCctcccgggggaggcgggggtcCGCTCCTCGATTTCGAGGgtctccccctccctccaggcCGTAAACGAACCGTCTCTGTTCCGGCTGACCGCAACCGCGTGGATTTCCCCGCTAAGCTGCTTCACCTGGCAGAAGATCATGGCCTGGCCGACGGTGATGCCGCCGTAGATGTTGCAGAGGGCGCGGTACTTCTCCTCCCGGCTCCTGCAGACGAAGTAGTACTGCCTGATGTTGCTGAGGGTGAGCTCTTCCTCCCGCAGCTTTATGACGATGGGGTTGGAGACTATTTGCACGGCGAAGGCCCGCACGGTTTCCTTGAAGGTGGCGGAGAACAACAGCATCTGGCAGCTCTTGGGTAAAGCcctggaggggaggaaaaggactCGGGAGGTGCCCAGATGTACtcattagaagggaaaaaaaaaaaaaaaaagctaatttaagCTGATTTTGTGTCGCCTTCACCAGGAAGGGAACCCAATCCGAGGGCTGTAACGGATGCAAGGGAAGGTTAAGCGGGATAAAAGCCTTCCCATGCGTCTCGCGGATGCGGTTTTACAGAAAGCCGGATCCCGGGACTCAAGTTTCCGTGGGCGCGCCTTCGACATCACAGGGGCCGCTCATTTGGCGACCGATTCCCTCCAAGCGGAGCGAAAAAAACCCCTGGAAGCGGGACGCCAGCCATTGGGAGCACCCACCTCTGGATGCGGATGCTTTGGCAGGAGAGGCCCTGCGTGTCGATCATGATGTCCGCTTCGTCCAGCACGAACATGGCGATCTTCTTGACGTCGATGGCTCGCCGTTTGAAACACCAGTCCAGCATGGTCCCCGGCGTCCCGATGACGATCTGCTCCTCCAGCGCGCTGCCCTGCGGGACTGCcagaggcggggggcggcgggggggggtggaaatggCAGCCCAGCGCCGACCAACGCGACACCTTTCTGCCCGCCCGAGCGCGTGCGTCCCTCGGTTATCTCAGATTCCCGCCTTTGAGGGGCTCGTCGCATCGAGATTTAAAATCGCTGATGCTTCCCTACAGCCTCGGGGGGGTGGAAAGCAGCCCCGgggtgggaagaaagggaggatGGAGGCAGCCTGCGGTTGTGAAAAAGCCTCCTTAGCAGGAGAgggaaatataaatattattttattggcCTTCACGGGGGTCTGGGCAGCTCCTGGTAGCTCAAGGCTCTAAGAGAGGATCCCTGTACTCCATTAACGCTCCCCCCACGGCGCCGGTAGCTGCGCCGGGCAGGAGGGGACTCACCTTGGTTTCCCCGGACAGCGTACGTAACCTTGATGTCGGCGCAAAACTGCCCGATGTTCTCGATGACGTGCCCGATCTGCAGGGCCAGCTCGTAGGTGGGAGCCAAGCAGAGGCactgggccgggggggggggaagaggagagagccGTCAGCCGCCTCCGTTAAAAGCCGAGGGCGCTGCCGGGGTGGGAGACACCGGGCAGGCGACGAGGCGGTTTCGGAAAGAAGAGCGCGGAAAAACCCACGAGCGCTAAACTCCCGCAAAAGCGCCGGGGGGATCGGGgcggtgggagggaagggagctgggaaCGCAGCCGGGCTGGAGGGACGCGGGCAGAAAGAAGTCGCTGTAGCTATTTCCGAGGGGGGTGAAATTCGTCTCCTGAAGAAACGCGCGGGGCAGAGCGCCTTAAATCGCCCCGTAGGCTTGAGAGGAGAGACTTCAAATCGCAGCAAGCAGCTCGCAAAGCTGATTTCTGCACGCGGGGGGCGTTCAAACCACCAGGAAACCGGCggtctctgcagctgcttttcaaaattttaaaattccaggATAAGGGAAAGCCTGGCTTAATCCACCGCTAGCAAGAAAAAGCGCCTCCCTTCAGCGGGCACCAAACTTTCTGCCCTACCTGCTGCAGCGACGGTACCCAGGGGTTTATCGTCCCTCTCCAGAGGATAAAATCATACAGAGACGGGGACAAAAACCAGAGCGCTGCCCCCAGGCAGCGTGTCGGGGGCCGGGGCAAACCCTCTCCTGCATCAGCTTTCCCTTTCCTGCGTTACCTGCGGGTGTTTCTCGGCGGCATTAACTCTGCTCAGCATCGCCAAGACAAAAGCTGCCGTTTTCCCTGTCCCTGACTGGCTCTGGGCAATCAGATTTTGGGGCCTGCAAGGCAAAAGCTGCTCAGCGGAGCGCAAGGGTTGTGCGCGTCCCgaggccggggggggtgggggggcctcAAGGGTAACGCCCGGCGTTACTACTCACGGATACGCCAGCATGATGGGCAGAGCCGTCTCCTGGATTTTGGACGGTCTGTTGAAGCCCATGAGGTAAATCCCCTGCAAAAGCTccttcttcctgaaaaaaaaaacaaaccaaaaacaaaacaaaaaaccaaaaaaaagactcaaaaagGGCCCGTCTGACGAGCCACGGCGGCTCTCGCGCTTTGCCGGGTGACTCACAGGGGCAGCTCTTCGAAGGTTTTGATGGAGAAGAGCGGGGAGCTGGGGTCCTGCTGCAGGATCTCCACGCGGTGGCTGGACTCCACCAGGGACGTGCGGATCAGCTTGTTCAGCAGGGAGGTTTCCGCCAAGCCCACTGGAAAAAAGCGGAAACtcgtgaaaaaaaaccaaaaaaaacccaaacaaacaaaaaaaatttaaaaaaaaaaaagacttatcatagaacggtttgggttggaagggaccttcaaggccacctagtccaaccccagctctctcagcctgtccccacagcagaggggctccagccctcccagcagctccggggcctcctccggccccgctccaacagctccgtgtcctgctgttggtgccccagcgctggaggcagcactgcgggggggtctcaccagcagaggggcagaatcccccccctcgccctgctgcccacactgctggggatgcagcccaggctgcgggggggtttctgggctgccagcgcacgttgccggggcacgtggagcttctcccccaccaacagccccaggtccttctcctcagggctgctctccagcccttctCCGCCCAACccggatttgtgcctgggattgcccccacccaggtgcaggaccgtGCCCTTGGCCTgcttgaacttcacgaggttgcCGTGGTGCcacctctccaggtccctctggctggcatcccgtccctcaggcgttGACACCCGCGGCtcggtgtcatcggcaaacttgccgagggGCGCCCACTGTCCGTGTCGGCGATGGAGATGTCATCTCCAGATCCGGTCCCAGTCCGGACCCCAGAGGGCCACCGCGTGTCACCCGTCTCCATCCGGACGTGGCGCcgttgaccaccaccctctggatgagAACATCCAGGATGATCATCATCCCGGGTGAACATCCATCCGTCCACCCAATCCAGCTCTCCACACTGAGGAGCGCAGGACGTTGCGGGGGGCCGGGTGATGAcaccccccccctctcccctcgtCACCCTTCGCCAGCAGCTCGTCCCCTCTCTTAGTCACCCCAGGACGCCCCCAGGAGCTTCATTAGCGGTGAATGAGCGCGACGGAGCCGCCGAACCCCCTCCCCGCTTCACCCGCCTCCCGTGGAGGCCCCGGGACccacctttctcctcctcctcctcctcctcctcaggcccATCGCCGCGGCCGcctgcggggacgggggggggtgAGGCCTGGG
This window encodes:
- the DDX25 gene encoding ATP-dependent RNA helicase DDX25 isoform X1, coding for METGDTRWPSGVRTGTGSGDDISIADTDSGRPSASLPMTPSRGCQRLRDGMPARGTWRVGLAETSLLNKLIRTSLVESSHRVEILQQDPSSPLFSIKTFEELPLKKELLQGIYLMGFNRPSKIQETALPIMLAYPPQNLIAQSQSGTGKTAAFVLAMLSRVNAAEKHPQCLCLAPTYELALQIGHVIENIGQFCADIKVTYAVRGNQVPQGSALEEQIVIGTPGTMLDWCFKRRAIDVKKIAMFVLDEADIMIDTQGLSCQSIRIQRALPKSCQMLLFSATFKETVRAFAVQIVSNPIVIKLREEELTLSNIRQYYFVCRSREEKYRALCNIYGGITVGQAMIFCQTRRIADWLSVEMSQDGHQVAILTAELTVAQRANVIQRFRDGKEKVLIATNVCARGIDVQQVTIVVNFNLPTDQKCRPDFETYLHRIGRTGRFGKRGIAFSMVERQNVRLVRVIEEHFQTEIKQLDPDDMDELERLQN
- the DDX25 gene encoding ATP-dependent RNA helicase DDX25 isoform X2 — translated: MGFNRPSKIQETALPIMLAYPPQNLIAQSQSGTGKTAAFVLAMLSRVNAAEKHPQCLCLAPTYELALQIGHVIENIGQFCADIKVTYAVRGNQVPQGSALEEQIVIGTPGTMLDWCFKRRAIDVKKIAMFVLDEADIMIDTQGLSCQSIRIQRALPKSCQMLLFSATFKETVRAFAVQIVSNPIVIKLREEELTLSNIRQYYFVCRSREEKYRALCNIYGGITVGQAMIFCQTRRIADWLSVEMSQDGHQVAILTAELTVAQRANVIQRFRDGKEKVLIATNVCARGIDVQQVTIVVNFNLPTDQKCRPDFETYLHRIGRTGRFGKRGIAFSMVERQNVRLVRVIEEHFQTEIKQLDPDDMDELERLQN
- the VSIG10L2 gene encoding V-set and immunoglobulin domain-containing protein 10-like 2 — encoded protein: MERSRALPPPRRGPWILCLLPALAGGQLLAAGDAAYEERRVTGVRGRAVELSCGQATAAPPAVVFWSFAGGSGPPRAVAVGSGWQVAVASGAGTLGRVTLRNGTLELRELRAAAQGRFLCQGLFPEPGRLRVGYAAVLLRVLVPVSKPFVRPTAAAAAEGAAVALTCSVREGTEPLSFSWQHREPRGGPSASPAGLGGSGEELRLTPANRSHAGWYACTVGNEVNNHTSEPVYLDIVYGPDEPAISVEPFSPEAGGFSAGERDDVVLSCLAPSNPPSRYVWLHNGSQVHTGQTYVIAAIARAQAGTYTCLAENTHLQTRTQATIVLTVYYPPAGSPSCSVQATGDPQEVALRCRWPGGFPPARLRWVGPQEEEEEEEEEEEEGGMGTSFSMATSIQPGAATRNGSSFSCLASHPALPQGAACGTTLWVPAGGPSCTAAATKGDEYVMLRCRWEGGTPPVTLRWRDGGGRALGDPSPSAAVLVLSAADGLRGRDFVCAAAHPLRATGAECRLRLDVPELEAERSEVAVLEGGAARLACRRGSGGGSLGASVVWHDPEGREVTPGVAKYQLERGETWVNLTVRDAEWPGDGGIYRCVAANAVGTASLPVRLRVDRYPAPPNVTISKLRYTRARTEVRLEWRTQGAGNLTGFVVQRRQAKKPPRRAPGPWETAAGDIEPHSRDRRLGGLDPTVVYAFRVLAVNHRTAGHPSEVQTPAEPPFEAYPAVTGAAVVGMLVATSASFLAVRWLAHHRDTLPRLHDLLFRTAGPGAQEPIGTPEDAETAASREEGAAAAAPGEPAAPGPAAEPLAPDAAADPPVNVTITVTATP